One genomic segment of Devosia sp. includes these proteins:
- a CDS encoding DUF2628 domain-containing protein, with translation MTLFALFRSVDDPAGLPQAVADKFSWFAALLPPVHALAHRLWGQFGLFILGLGAILAASVFIGAEAAAGLYVLLALACGFAAAGARSRAYRRRGLAPAGHRLAADADLARLAVLEARP, from the coding sequence GTGACTCTCTTCGCGCTCTTTCGATCCGTGGATGATCCGGCCGGGCTGCCGCAGGCCGTCGCCGACAAATTCTCGTGGTTCGCAGCGCTGCTGCCGCCGGTTCACGCGCTGGCCCATCGCCTCTGGGGACAGTTCGGGCTTTTCATCCTCGGGCTTGGCGCCATCCTCGCCGCGAGCGTCTTCATTGGCGCCGAGGCGGCAGCAGGTCTCTACGTCCTACTGGCGCTTGCTTGTGGCTTTGCCGCTGCCGGGGCCCGAAGCCGGGCCTATCGGCGGCGTGGCCTTGCCCCGGCAGGTCATCGGCTGGCCGCCGATGCCGATCTGGCGCGGCTCGCTGTTCTGGAGGCCCGTCCATGA
- a CDS encoding DUF2244 domain-containing protein, translated as MPMQVTTTSPLFAATLRPDRSLRAAGGWIGLGIAGLVGAPFLVAIPEFVLPGLLAYSLAIGAMSVFSVRLARRDRLAQAITLWPDQLEIVTQGPGQERQLRRLDPNQTRLRLVRNDNERTTAIFLRQGTDEIELGTFLSIEDKSSFARAFGAALRKARRAA; from the coding sequence ATGCCGATGCAAGTCACCACCACCTCGCCCCTGTTTGCCGCCACGCTGCGGCCGGACCGCTCGCTGCGGGCCGCCGGCGGCTGGATCGGTCTGGGGATAGCGGGCTTGGTGGGCGCGCCGTTCCTGGTGGCCATTCCCGAATTTGTCCTGCCCGGACTTCTCGCCTATAGCCTGGCCATCGGGGCCATGAGCGTGTTCAGCGTCAGGCTGGCGCGCCGCGACCGGCTGGCACAGGCCATCACGCTCTGGCCCGACCAGCTCGAGATCGTCACCCAGGGCCCCGGACAGGAGCGGCAGCTGCGCCGGCTCGACCCGAACCAGACCCGGCTGCGGCTGGTGCGCAACGATAATGAACGGACCACGGCCATCTTCCTGCGTCAGGGCACGGACGAAATCGAGCTCGGCACTTTTTTGTCGATCGAGGACAAATCCAGCTTTGCCCGCGCTTTCGGGGCGGCCCTGCGCAAGGCACGGCGCGCGGCTTAG
- the nth gene encoding endonuclease III: MPGVKKVKRLSKADAEAIFARFAEIEPEPKGELDYVNAFTLLVAVVLSAQATDSGVNKATKRLFEMAPSPPAMVALGVAGIEHEIRTIGLFRGKAKNVFALSQILIDKHGGEVPEDREALEALPGVGRKTANVVLNIWFKQPTIAVDTHLFRVGNRTGLAPGKTPLAVEKALTRMVPRRFMLHAHHWLILHGRYICKARKPECWRCPIAQWCRFEPKSPLPRGR, translated from the coding sequence ATGCCGGGTGTTAAAAAAGTGAAAAGATTGTCCAAAGCCGACGCCGAGGCGATCTTTGCCCGCTTTGCCGAAATCGAGCCCGAACCCAAGGGCGAGCTCGACTATGTCAACGCCTTTACGCTCCTTGTCGCCGTGGTGCTCTCGGCGCAGGCCACCGATTCGGGGGTGAACAAGGCCACCAAACGCCTGTTCGAGATGGCGCCCAGCCCCCCTGCCATGGTGGCGCTCGGTGTTGCCGGCATCGAGCACGAGATCAGGACCATCGGGCTGTTTCGTGGCAAGGCGAAGAATGTCTTCGCCTTGAGCCAGATTCTCATCGACAAGCATGGTGGCGAAGTGCCGGAGGATCGTGAGGCGCTCGAAGCCCTGCCCGGCGTCGGCCGCAAGACGGCCAATGTGGTGCTCAATATCTGGTTCAAGCAGCCCACCATCGCGGTCGATACCCATCTCTTCCGCGTCGGCAATCGCACCGGCCTGGCGCCGGGAAAGACGCCGCTGGCGGTGGAAAAAGCCCTGACCCGCATGGTGCCCAGGCGCTTCATGCTCCATGCCCATCACTGGCTGATCCTGCATGGCCGCTATATCTGCAAGGCGCGCAAGCCCGAATGCTGGCGCTGCCCCATTGCCCAGTGGTGCCGCTTCGAGCCCAAATCGCCCCTGCCCAGGGGACGCTGA
- a CDS encoding DUF2214 family protein has product MDWDLILASAHHLAVFTLVAIYAAEFALLRPGLSGPRIGQLARIDAAYGAIAGAVIVIGVLRVIFGAVGWQYYLGNHAFWGKMILFAGVGLLTIPPTLAIRRWAAASRNSADYAPPAAELAANRRFLHLQALGLLLIPIFAAAMARGYGG; this is encoded by the coding sequence ATGGACTGGGATCTGATTCTAGCTTCGGCGCACCACCTGGCCGTGTTTACCCTGGTGGCCATATACGCCGCCGAATTTGCCTTGCTGCGACCCGGCCTTTCCGGCCCGCGCATCGGGCAATTGGCGCGGATCGATGCGGCCTATGGGGCGATTGCCGGGGCAGTGATCGTCATTGGCGTGCTGCGCGTCATCTTTGGCGCCGTGGGCTGGCAATATTACCTGGGCAACCATGCCTTCTGGGGCAAGATGATCCTCTTTGCCGGGGTGGGCCTGCTGACCATTCCGCCGACGCTGGCGATACGGCGCTGGGCGGCCGCCAGCCGGAACTCGGCCGATTATGCGCCGCCCGCAGCCGAGCTTGCTGCCAATAGACGCTTCCTGCACCTGCAGGCACTGGGTCTTTTGCTGATCCCGATCTTTGCCGCCGCCATGGCGCGGGGCTATGGCGGATAG
- a CDS encoding phosphoribosyl-ATP diphosphatase has product MTLEDLEARIAQRAAASPEDSYTAKLIARGIEKTAQKLGEEATEAVIAAVTHNRAELIKESADVLFHLLVVLKAADVPLAEVMAELDARTAQSGLAEKASRKE; this is encoded by the coding sequence ATGACCCTTGAAGACCTCGAAGCGCGTATCGCCCAGCGCGCCGCCGCCTCTCCTGAGGACAGCTACACGGCCAAGCTGATTGCCCGCGGCATCGAAAAGACCGCCCAGAAGCTGGGCGAAGAAGCCACCGAAGCTGTCATCGCGGCGGTAACGCACAATCGTGCCGAACTCATCAAGGAAAGCGCCGACGTGCTGTTCCACCTCCTGGTCGTGCTGAAAGCCGCCGATGTGCCGCTGGCCGAAGTCATGGCCGAGCTCGATGCCCGCACGGCGCAGTCGGGCCTCGCCGAAAAAGCCTCGCGCAAGGAATAA
- a CDS encoding adenosine kinase: MTQTRFDVLTIGNAIVDIIAPVEPGFIAREGMSEGIMHLIDTDRAEDLYAKMPAQRQQISGGSAANTAAGVASLGGRAAFVGKVADDALGDDFARDLEAIGVHYDTTRLKGGALTARSMIFLSEDGERTMNTYLGACHELTERDIDADRIGSAAITYMEGFLWDPVEAKKAFVLAAHYAHKHERAAAFTLSDPFCVDRYRAEFLDLIRSKTVDYVFANVNEVKSLYQTDDLGTAIREIAKDAEVAAITMGADGAMAVCNGEVISVPAFPVDKVVDATGAGDLFASGFLLALARGQSLDQALRTGCLAASEIISHIGARPQLDLADLSRQHGLTGQAVSPLN, from the coding sequence ATGACCCAGACCCGCTTCGACGTGCTGACCATCGGCAACGCCATCGTCGACATCATCGCGCCTGTTGAACCCGGTTTCATCGCGCGCGAGGGCATGAGCGAGGGGATCATGCATCTGATCGATACCGATCGGGCCGAAGACCTTTATGCCAAGATGCCGGCGCAGCGGCAGCAGATTTCCGGGGGCTCGGCCGCCAATACCGCGGCCGGGGTTGCTTCGCTTGGAGGCCGCGCCGCCTTTGTCGGCAAGGTCGCCGACGATGCGCTCGGCGATGATTTCGCCCGCGATCTCGAGGCAATCGGGGTCCATTACGACACCACCCGTCTCAAGGGGGGCGCCCTCACGGCGCGGTCGATGATCTTCCTCTCCGAGGATGGCGAGCGCACCATGAATACCTATCTCGGCGCCTGCCACGAACTGACCGAGCGCGATATCGATGCCGACAGGATCGGCAGTGCCGCCATCACCTATATGGAAGGTTTCCTCTGGGATCCGGTCGAGGCCAAAAAGGCCTTCGTACTCGCCGCCCACTATGCCCACAAGCACGAGCGCGCCGCCGCCTTTACCCTGTCCGACCCGTTCTGCGTCGATCGCTATCGCGCCGAGTTCCTCGATCTCATCCGCTCCAAGACCGTGGACTACGTCTTTGCCAATGTGAATGAGGTCAAGTCGCTCTACCAGACCGATGATCTGGGCACCGCCATTCGCGAGATCGCCAAGGATGCCGAGGTCGCCGCCATTACCATGGGTGCCGACGGCGCCATGGCGGTCTGCAATGGCGAGGTGATTTCCGTGCCGGCCTTCCCGGTCGACAAGGTCGTGGACGCCACCGGCGCCGGCGACCTCTTCGCCTCAGGCTTCCTGCTCGCCCTGGCCCGCGGCCAGAGCCTCGACCAGGCCCTGCGCACCGGCTGCCTGGCGGCCTCCGAGATCATCAGTCATATCGGGGCCAGGCCCCAGCTCGATCTCGCAGACCTGTCCCGGCAACACGGGCTGACCGGCCAGGCGGTTTCACCACTGAACTGA
- a CDS encoding bifunctional helix-turn-helix domain-containing protein/methylated-DNA--[protein]-cysteine S-methyltransferase: MNQVSALSPESDYDTIRAAIRYLSETGADELNMPRFARALGLSERQLTELFRRWCGLSPKSFAQAVALNHAKGLLREKASVLDTTYEVGLSSTSRLHDLFVTYEAMPPGVFRAGGAGIDMIWGVAPSPFGTAVVTATEYGISGLGFADAETSIEDAFTDLAERWPNARFSRDDARVAPLVSPIFEPDRWAADRPVRVVLIGTDFEVKVWETLLTIPVGAATTYASVANRIGRPKASRAVGAAVGKNPISFVVPCHRVVGSSGALTGYHWGVPRKRAILGWEAGVISAGRS; the protein is encoded by the coding sequence ATGAACCAAGTTTCCGCCCTGTCGCCGGAAAGCGACTATGACACCATCCGCGCCGCCATTCGCTATCTCAGCGAAACCGGCGCCGATGAATTGAACATGCCGCGCTTTGCCCGTGCCCTGGGGCTGAGCGAGCGGCAATTGACCGAGCTGTTCCGCCGCTGGTGCGGGCTCAGCCCCAAAAGCTTCGCGCAGGCGGTGGCGCTCAACCATGCCAAGGGCCTGTTGCGCGAAAAGGCCAGCGTGCTCGACACCACCTATGAGGTGGGCCTGAGCTCGACCAGCCGGTTGCACGACCTGTTCGTGACCTATGAGGCCATGCCGCCGGGGGTCTTCCGGGCCGGGGGCGCCGGTATCGACATGATCTGGGGCGTTGCCCCCTCACCCTTCGGCACGGCCGTGGTGACGGCGACCGAATATGGCATTTCAGGGCTCGGCTTTGCCGATGCGGAAACCTCGATCGAGGATGCGTTCACCGATCTGGCCGAGCGCTGGCCCAATGCAAGGTTCAGCCGCGACGATGCACGGGTGGCCCCACTCGTATCACCGATATTCGAGCCGGACCGCTGGGCGGCCGACCGGCCGGTCCGGGTGGTGCTGATCGGCACCGATTTCGAGGTCAAGGTCTGGGAGACGCTGCTGACGATACCGGTGGGCGCCGCCACGACCTATGCCAGTGTCGCCAACCGTATCGGCAGGCCCAAAGCCTCGCGCGCCGTCGGCGCCGCCGTGGGCAAGAACCCGATCAGCTTCGTCGTGCCCTGCCATAGGGTGGTCGGCAGCTCGGGAGCGCTGACCGGCTATCACTGGGGCGTGCCGCGCAAGCGGGCGATCCTCGGCTGGGAGGCGGGGGTGATTTCGGCGGGACGCTCATAG
- a CDS encoding TetR/AcrR family transcriptional regulator gives MSTSSENSPYHHGNLRQALLEAALVILEQRGEAGLGLRDLARAVGVSAAAPYRHFDSRMALLEALAVTGFQRFSARMEAVAAGHPAEPMAAMGKTYVLFALEQPNLFRLMFSPQLKKDGRPGLRMAADTAFDTLRHVVGGDVSAGRIKALSAWAKVHGLAVLLLDGQIAIRAGEDTEVLIAEIIGGL, from the coding sequence ATGTCAACATCCTCTGAAAACAGCCCCTATCATCACGGCAATCTGCGCCAGGCACTGCTGGAAGCGGCGCTGGTCATTCTGGAACAGCGGGGCGAGGCCGGGCTCGGCCTGCGCGACCTGGCCCGCGCCGTCGGTGTTTCGGCTGCCGCCCCCTACCGGCATTTCGACAGCCGCATGGCCCTGCTCGAAGCTCTGGCCGTCACCGGATTCCAGCGCTTCAGCGCCCGCATGGAGGCGGTGGCGGCGGGCCATCCCGCCGAGCCCATGGCCGCCATGGGCAAGACCTATGTGCTGTTCGCGCTCGAACAGCCCAATCTCTTCCGCCTGATGTTTTCCCCGCAACTCAAGAAAGATGGCCGCCCCGGCCTGCGCATGGCCGCCGACACTGCCTTCGACACGCTCCGCCATGTCGTGGGCGGCGATGTCTCGGCCGGCCGCATCAAGGCGCTGTCCGCCTGGGCCAAGGTGCATGGCCTGGCCGTGCTGCTGCTCGACGGGCAGATTGCCATCCGCGCCGGCGAGGATACCGAGGTCCTGATTGCCGAGATCATTGGCGGGCTCTAG
- a CDS encoding VOC family protein, with protein sequence MTLTNVLAGIAVEDLGNSLVWYEYLFGRPADARTMADVAEWKLPGGGWVHVMSDEDRAGASVTMLIVDDIAEELARLEMHGIKPVAKAFGDFFKTAKLRDPDGNLIILSQPQPGTY encoded by the coding sequence ATGACCCTCACCAATGTGCTGGCCGGCATCGCCGTTGAGGATTTGGGCAATTCCCTCGTCTGGTATGAATATCTGTTCGGCCGCCCCGCCGATGCCCGCACCATGGCCGACGTCGCCGAATGGAAGCTGCCCGGTGGCGGCTGGGTGCATGTGATGAGTGACGAGGACCGGGCCGGCGCCAGCGTCACCATGCTGATCGTCGACGATATCGCCGAGGAACTGGCGCGGCTGGAAATGCACGGCATCAAGCCGGTGGCCAAGGCATTCGGGGATTTCTTCAAGACCGCGAAACTGCGCGATCCGGACGGCAATCTCATCATCCTCAGCCAGCCGCAGCCGGGGACATATTAG
- the coaA gene encoding type I pantothenate kinase, whose amino-acid sequence MARRSPAHDPYLSFTKQQWSDLRNGQPMTLTEADIQRLRALTDPISLAEAEEVYLPLSRLLAYYVEAIQGLHRVSTRFLNTAGDKVPFIIGVAGSVAVGKSTTSRILRALLSRWPSSPKVDLVTTDGFLHPNKVLEERGIMQRKGFPESYDRARFVNFLGDIKSGKGGVEVPVYSHLVYDVVPGEKVVIDRPDILIVEGLNILQPGDLPRDGMPILFASDFIDFSIYIDADVEDLRDWYITRFFRLRETAFRDPTSFFRKFSEMSEEEAGVFGRNVWETINLPNLVENVLPTRGRADLILKKGADHRIEEVKLRRL is encoded by the coding sequence ATGGCCAGACGCTCTCCCGCGCACGATCCCTATCTCTCCTTCACCAAGCAGCAGTGGAGCGATCTGCGCAACGGCCAGCCAATGACGCTGACCGAGGCCGATATCCAGCGCCTGCGCGCCCTGACCGATCCGATTTCGCTGGCCGAGGCCGAAGAGGTCTATCTGCCGCTCTCGCGCCTGCTGGCTTACTATGTGGAGGCCATCCAGGGCCTGCACAGGGTTTCGACCCGCTTTCTAAATACGGCGGGCGACAAGGTGCCGTTCATCATCGGTGTCGCCGGTTCGGTGGCCGTGGGCAAGTCGACCACCTCGCGTATCCTGCGCGCCCTGCTCAGCCGCTGGCCGTCGAGCCCCAAGGTCGATCTCGTCACCACCGATGGCTTCCTGCACCCCAACAAGGTGCTCGAGGAGCGCGGCATCATGCAGCGCAAGGGTTTCCCCGAAAGCTATGACCGCGCCCGCTTCGTCAATTTCCTCGGTGACATCAAGTCGGGCAAGGGCGGGGTCGAAGTGCCGGTCTATTCGCACCTGGTCTATGACGTGGTGCCCGGCGAAAAGGTCGTCATCGACCGGCCGGACATTCTCATCGTCGAGGGTCTCAATATCCTGCAGCCCGGCGACCTGCCGCGCGACGGCATGCCGATCCTCTTCGCCTCCGATTTCATCGATTTCTCGATCTATATCGACGCCGATGTCGAGGACCTGCGCGACTGGTACATCACCCGCTTCTTCCGCCTGCGCGAAACCGCCTTCCGCGATCCCACCTCCTTCTTCCGGAAGTTCTCGGAAATGAGCGAAGAGGAAGCCGGGGTCTTCGGCCGCAATGTCTGGGAAACGATCAACCTGCCCAATCTGGTCGAAAACGTCCTGCCCACCCGCGGCCGCGCCGATCTGATCCTCAAGAAAGGCGCCGATCACCGCATCGAAGAGGTCAAGCTGCGGCGGCTATAG
- the hisH gene encoding imidazole glycerol phosphate synthase subunit HisH, with product MSLVAIIDYGAGNLRSAAKAFERVAAERGQGDEIVVTADPDLVRRADRIMLPGVGAFADCMAGLEAVPGMIAVLDEKVVRGGTPFLGVCVGMQLLASEGREKVVTKGLGWIPGAVEKIAPSDPALKIPHMGWNTISSARPHPLLEGIATGPAGLHAYFVHSYHLRSTDPAHTIATTDYGGPLTACVGRDNIFGTQFHPEKSQALGLKLIENFLGWAP from the coding sequence ATGAGTTTGGTCGCCATCATCGATTACGGCGCCGGCAATCTGCGCTCTGCCGCCAAGGCCTTTGAACGCGTCGCCGCCGAACGGGGCCAGGGCGATGAGATTGTCGTCACGGCCGATCCCGATCTGGTGCGCCGCGCCGATCGCATCATGCTGCCCGGCGTCGGCGCCTTTGCCGATTGCATGGCGGGGCTCGAAGCCGTGCCTGGCATGATCGCGGTGCTGGACGAAAAGGTCGTCAGGGGCGGCACGCCCTTTCTCGGCGTCTGTGTCGGCATGCAGCTCCTGGCCAGCGAAGGCCGCGAAAAGGTCGTGACCAAGGGCCTCGGCTGGATTCCCGGCGCGGTCGAAAAGATCGCACCATCCGATCCGGCCCTCAAGATTCCCCATATGGGCTGGAACACCATTTCTTCCGCCCGCCCGCATCCGCTGCTAGAGGGCATCGCCACTGGTCCGGCGGGTCTGCACGCCTATTTCGTGCATTCCTACCACCTGCGCAGCACCGATCCCGCGCACACCATCGCCACCACCGATTACGGCGGGCCACTGACCGCCTGTGTCGGCCGCGACAACATTTTCGGCACCCAGTTCCACCCCGAAAAAAGCCAGGCCCTGGGGCTGAAACTGATCGAGAATTTTCTGGGATGGGCGCCGTGA
- a CDS encoding 2,3-bisphosphoglycerate-dependent phosphoglycerate mutase, with product MSGTLILVRHGQSEWNLKNLFTGWRNPNLTEQGIGEARATGKALKAAGIVPDLYYTSALRRAQHTLDLMLEEMGIENVTITRNIALNERDYGDLSGLNKDDAREKWGEEQVHIWRRSFDVPPPGGESLKDTAARTLPYYEAEILPQLKAGKTVLVAAHGNSLRALVMSIEGLTPDEILAREIGTGEPTTYKIGSDGKLENRITL from the coding sequence ATGAGCGGTACGCTGATCCTGGTGCGTCATGGCCAGAGCGAATGGAACCTCAAGAACCTGTTTACCGGCTGGCGCAATCCGAACCTGACCGAGCAGGGCATCGGGGAGGCGCGCGCCACCGGCAAGGCCCTCAAGGCCGCCGGGATCGTGCCCGATCTCTACTACACCTCCGCCCTGCGCCGCGCCCAGCACACGCTGGACCTGATGCTCGAGGAGATGGGCATCGAGAACGTCACCATCACCCGCAATATTGCGCTCAACGAGCGGGACTATGGCGACCTGTCTGGCCTCAACAAGGATGATGCCCGGGAGAAATGGGGCGAGGAGCAGGTCCATATCTGGCGCCGGTCCTTCGACGTGCCCCCGCCGGGTGGTGAAAGCCTCAAGGACACCGCCGCCCGCACCCTGCCCTATTACGAAGCCGAAATCCTGCCCCAACTCAAGGCCGGCAAGACCGTACTGGTCGCCGCCCATGGCAATTCCCTGCGGGCCCTGGTCATGTCCATCGAGGGGCTGACACCAGACGAAATCCTCGCCCGCGAGATCGGCACGGGCGAACCCACCACCTACAAGATCGGCAGCGACGGCAAGCTGGAAAATCGGATTACGCTCTGA
- the hisF gene encoding imidazole glycerol phosphate synthase subunit HisF, with protein MTLKTRIIPCLDVAGGRVVKGVNFVDLIDAGDPVEAAMAYDAAGADELTFLDITASHEGRDTIFDVVARTAEHCFMPVTVGGGVRSIEDIRKLLLAGADKVAINSAAVSDPDFIARAADKFGNQCIVVSVDAKQRLGQRVGGDNRQAVRREDRQSQWEIHTHGGRKPTGIDAVEFAARMVERGAGELLVTSMDRDGTKSGFDLELTRAIADSVEVPVIASGGVGTLQHLVDGVKEGHASAVLAASIFHFGTFTIPEAKAYMARAGIAMRMDAVAGRAA; from the coding sequence ATGACCCTCAAGACCCGCATCATACCCTGTCTCGACGTAGCCGGCGGCCGTGTGGTCAAAGGGGTGAACTTTGTCGATCTGATCGATGCAGGCGATCCGGTGGAGGCGGCCATGGCCTATGATGCGGCCGGGGCCGACGAATTGACCTTCCTCGATATCACCGCCAGCCATGAGGGCCGCGACACGATTTTCGACGTCGTGGCGCGCACCGCCGAACATTGTTTCATGCCGGTCACCGTGGGCGGTGGCGTGCGCAGCATCGAGGATATCCGCAAGCTCCTGCTGGCCGGCGCCGACAAGGTGGCGATCAATTCGGCCGCCGTCAGCGACCCCGATTTCATCGCCCGCGCCGCCGACAAGTTCGGCAATCAGTGCATTGTGGTATCCGTCGACGCCAAGCAGCGATTGGGCCAGCGCGTGGGTGGCGACAATCGCCAGGCCGTCCGCCGCGAGGACAGACAAAGTCAATGGGAAATCCATACCCATGGCGGCCGCAAGCCCACCGGCATCGACGCCGTGGAATTTGCCGCCCGCATGGTCGAGCGCGGTGCCGGCGAACTGCTGGTGACCTCCATGGACCGCGATGGCACCAAGTCCGGCTTTGATCTCGAATTGACCCGCGCCATTGCCGACAGCGTCGAAGTCCCGGTCATCGCTTCGGGCGGGGTCGGCACGCTCCAGCATCTCGTTGATGGGGTGAAGGAAGGTCATGCCAGCGCCGTCCTCGCTGCCTCCATCTTCCATTTCGGCACCTTCACCATTCCGGAGGCCAAGGCCTATATGGCCAGGGCCGGCATCGCCATGCGCATGGATGCAGTCGCCGGCAGGGCGGCTTAG
- the hisA gene encoding 1-(5-phosphoribosyl)-5-[(5-phosphoribosylamino)methylideneamino]imidazole-4-carboxamide isomerase yields MILFPAIDLKDGQCVRLKLGDMDQATVFNDDPAAQARAFEEEGFDYLHVVDLNGAFAGESVNGAAVEAILKTVKFPVQLGGGIRTLDHIESWLDKGLARVILGTVAVRNPDLVKEAAKKWPGQVAVGTDAKQGMVAVEGWAETSELSVIELAKRFEGAGVAAIIYTDIDRDGVLAGINWDSTLDLARSTSIPVIASGGLASMDDIERMTRPDYQVLEGAISGRALYDGRIDSREALAKLRAAG; encoded by the coding sequence GTGATCCTCTTCCCCGCCATCGACCTCAAGGATGGCCAGTGCGTGCGCCTGAAACTTGGCGACATGGACCAGGCCACCGTCTTCAACGATGACCCGGCGGCCCAGGCCAGGGCGTTCGAGGAAGAGGGGTTCGACTATCTCCATGTGGTCGATCTCAACGGCGCCTTTGCCGGCGAAAGCGTCAATGGCGCCGCCGTCGAAGCCATCCTGAAAACCGTGAAATTCCCGGTGCAGCTGGGCGGCGGTATCCGCACCCTCGACCATATCGAGAGCTGGCTCGACAAGGGCCTGGCACGCGTCATCCTCGGCACCGTGGCCGTGCGCAATCCCGACCTCGTCAAGGAAGCCGCGAAGAAGTGGCCCGGCCAGGTGGCCGTCGGCACCGACGCCAAGCAGGGCATGGTGGCGGTCGAAGGCTGGGCGGAAACCTCCGAACTCTCGGTGATCGAGCTGGCCAAGCGCTTCGAGGGCGCCGGCGTCGCGGCCATCATCTATACCGATATCGACCGCGATGGCGTGCTGGCCGGCATCAATTGGGACTCAACGCTCGATCTGGCCCGCTCGACCTCGATTCCCGTGATCGCCTCGGGCGGTCTTGCATCGATGGACGATATCGAGCGCATGACCCGGCCGGACTATCAGGTCCTTGAAGGCGCCATTTCCGGACGCGCGCTCTATGACGGGCGCATTGATTCACGTGAAGCACTGGCAAAACTGCGGGCGGCCGGATGA
- the dapB gene encoding 4-hydroxy-tetrahydrodipicolinate reductase: protein MSKLRIIVAGAGGRMGLANIRAIAGHEEVALAGAFDRPGAASIGQDAGTLAGLGALGVSVAESPDALFAKADVIIDFTAPAASVALARRAAEHGLVHVIGTTGCLEAEDAAIAQAGRDGARIVKSGNFSPGVVTLAVLVERAARALSDYDVEVLEMHHNQKVDAPSGTALMLGEAAARGRDIALKDHAVRVRDGHTGPREFGSIGFATLRGGNVIGDHSVILAGPSERIELSHRAQDRTIFANGAVRAAIWAARQKAGLYTMADVLGLND, encoded by the coding sequence ATGAGCAAGCTGCGCATTATCGTTGCCGGGGCCGGCGGGCGCATGGGCCTGGCCAATATCCGCGCCATTGCCGGCCATGAAGAGGTTGCGCTGGCCGGGGCCTTCGACCGGCCCGGCGCGGCCTCTATCGGCCAGGATGCCGGCACCCTTGCCGGTCTGGGGGCGCTGGGCGTATCAGTGGCCGAAAGCCCCGACGCGCTGTTCGCCAAGGCCGACGTGATCATCGATTTTACCGCGCCCGCCGCCAGCGTCGCCCTCGCCCGGCGCGCCGCCGAGCACGGCCTCGTCCATGTCATCGGCACCACCGGTTGCCTCGAGGCGGAGGATGCGGCCATTGCCCAGGCCGGCCGCGACGGCGCCCGCATCGTTAAGTCGGGCAATTTCTCTCCCGGTGTCGTGACCCTTGCGGTCCTCGTCGAGCGCGCCGCGCGGGCCCTGTCCGACTACGATGTCGAAGTGCTCGAAATGCACCACAACCAAAAGGTCGATGCGCCCTCCGGCACGGCGCTGATGCTGGGTGAGGCGGCCGCGCGTGGCCGCGATATCGCCCTCAAGGATCACGCCGTGCGGGTTCGCGACGGTCATACCGGCCCCCGTGAATTCGGCTCCATCGGCTTTGCCACCCTGCGCGGCGGCAATGTCATCGGCGATCATTCCGTGATCCTGGCCGGCCCGTCCGAACGCATTGAGCTTTCTCACCGCGCCCAGGACCGCACCATTTTTGCCAATGGCGCCGTCCGGGCCGCCATCTGGGCCGCCCGGCAAAAGGCCGGGCTCTATACCATGGCCGACGTGCTTGGCCTCAACGACTGA